From Longimicrobium sp., one genomic window encodes:
- a CDS encoding TonB-dependent receptor, whose amino-acid sequence MKPITAVPLRAAFSLACLCAAAPAAGQTDTTTVPLDTVTVQVLGGSVPQLRAPFAVTAVREAEIRQGRPGLALTDALSAIPGVQVDNRFNYALGERISIRGFGARAQFGVRGVRVLVDGIPATLPDGQTTLNHVDPSQLGRAEVIRGPASALYGNASGGVIRFSSAPPPDAPFATEHRVLAGGDGLLRGETSAGGRMGALGYRAWVSHLRYGGYREHSRARNTLAGGSVSMARGANEARLTFSLVNYDALNPGSLSDSLLRVDRRRAFARNVQQATGEEGRQGQLGVWWRRAMGPGALEVSAYGLMRSIDNPIPTSIIDLDRSVRGARAAWNGGVGRLRWTVGGEMEGQRDQRRNFANTAGTRGSLTLDQRERVTSSSVFAQATATPLARVDVLAAVRYDRFRFGVNDRLVSAANPDDSGARTMDQVSPALGVSVAVTPSATVYANLATAFETPTTTELANRPSGAGGFNPELNPQRTVSLEVGGKARVAPGVWVEAAAYRARIDDALIPFEVPGAPGRTFFRNAGQANHRGIEAAAVLTPRAGWTARAAYTHTDARFGRYVVGADDRAGNRVPGIAPHRWELSLLASPPRGPFAGIDARYVSSTPVADTDTDARFASPAYALVDVRGGWEGARVASVEFSPFAGVTNLLDRAYNTSVVINAFGGRYYEPGPGRSLYAGLRMQLGEVR is encoded by the coding sequence ATGAAGCCGATCACGGCCGTGCCCCTGCGCGCCGCCTTTTCGCTTGCGTGCCTGTGCGCCGCCGCGCCCGCCGCCGGGCAGACCGATACGACGACCGTCCCGCTCGATACCGTCACCGTGCAGGTGCTGGGCGGCAGCGTTCCCCAGCTGCGCGCGCCCTTTGCCGTCACCGCGGTGCGCGAGGCCGAGATCCGGCAGGGTCGCCCCGGGCTGGCGCTCACCGACGCGCTGTCTGCCATCCCTGGCGTGCAGGTGGACAACCGCTTCAACTACGCGCTGGGGGAGCGCATCTCCATCCGCGGCTTCGGCGCGCGGGCGCAGTTCGGCGTGCGCGGCGTGCGGGTGCTGGTGGACGGCATTCCGGCCACGCTGCCGGACGGGCAGACCACGCTGAACCACGTGGATCCCTCGCAGCTGGGCCGTGCCGAGGTCATCCGCGGCCCCGCGTCGGCGCTGTACGGCAACGCGTCAGGCGGGGTGATCCGCTTCAGCAGCGCCCCCCCGCCCGATGCGCCGTTCGCGACGGAGCACCGCGTGCTGGCCGGCGGCGACGGGCTGCTGCGCGGCGAGACGAGCGCCGGTGGCCGCATGGGCGCGCTAGGGTACCGCGCTTGGGTGTCGCACCTGCGATACGGCGGTTATCGCGAGCACTCCAGGGCGCGCAACACGCTGGCCGGCGGCAGCGTGTCGATGGCGCGCGGGGCGAACGAGGCGCGGCTCACGTTCAGCCTGGTGAACTACGACGCGCTCAATCCCGGCTCCCTGTCCGACTCCCTGCTGCGCGTGGACCGGCGGCGGGCGTTCGCGCGCAACGTGCAGCAGGCCACGGGCGAGGAGGGGCGGCAGGGGCAGCTGGGGGTGTGGTGGCGGCGCGCGATGGGCCCCGGCGCGCTGGAGGTGTCGGCGTACGGGCTGATGCGGTCCATCGACAATCCCATCCCCACGTCCATCATCGACCTGGACCGCAGCGTCCGGGGCGCGCGCGCCGCGTGGAACGGCGGCGTGGGGAGGCTCCGCTGGACGGTGGGCGGCGAGATGGAGGGGCAGCGCGACCAGCGCCGCAACTTCGCCAACACGGCGGGGACTCGAGGGAGCCTGACGCTGGACCAGCGGGAGCGCGTCACCTCGTCCAGCGTGTTCGCCCAGGCGACGGCGACGCCGCTCGCGCGGGTGGACGTGCTGGCCGCCGTGCGCTACGACCGCTTCCGCTTCGGGGTGAACGACCGCCTGGTATCCGCCGCCAACCCGGACGACTCCGGCGCGCGGACGATGGACCAGGTGAGCCCGGCGCTTGGCGTATCGGTGGCGGTCACGCCATCCGCCACCGTGTACGCGAACCTGGCGACCGCCTTCGAGACGCCCACGACCACGGAGCTGGCCAACCGGCCCAGCGGCGCGGGCGGCTTCAACCCCGAGCTGAACCCGCAGCGCACCGTATCGCTGGAGGTGGGCGGCAAGGCACGCGTGGCGCCCGGCGTGTGGGTAGAGGCGGCGGCGTATCGCGCCCGGATCGACGACGCGCTGATCCCGTTCGAGGTGCCGGGCGCGCCGGGGCGCACCTTCTTTCGCAACGCGGGCCAGGCGAACCACCGCGGCATCGAAGCCGCCGCCGTGCTGACGCCCCGCGCGGGATGGACGGCGCGCGCGGCCTACACGCACACCGACGCGCGCTTCGGCCGCTACGTGGTGGGCGCGGACGACCGCGCCGGCAACCGCGTTCCCGGCATCGCGCCGCACCGGTGGGAGCTGTCGCTGCTCGCCTCGCCCCCGCGCGGCCCGTTCGCCGGGATCGACGCGCGGTACGTGTCGTCCACGCCGGTGGCGGATACGGATACCGACGCGCGGTTCGCGTCGCCCGCGTACGCGCTGGTGGACGTGCGCGGGGGATGGGAGGGTGCCCGCGTCGCCAGCGTGGAGTTCTCCCCGTTCGCCGGCGTAACGAACCTGCTGGATCGAGCCTACAACACGTCCGTGGTCATCAACGCCTTCGGCGGCCGGTACTACGAGCCGGGACCAGGCCGCTCCCTGTACGCGGGCCTGCGGATGCAGCTGGGAGAAGTCCGCTGA
- a CDS encoding TonB-dependent receptor gives MEAVAARLAPTRPVRGARCTLRVVHAGADTDADAGFASPSYALVDVRGGWEGARVAGLEFAPFAGVTNLLDRGYNTSVVINAFGGRYYEPGPGRSLYAGLRMQLGAPRR, from the coding sequence GTGGAAGCTGTCGCTGCTCGCCTCGCCCCCACGCGGCCCGTTCGCGGGGCTCGATGCACGCTACGTGTCGTCCACGCCGGGGCGGATACGGATGCCGACGCCGGGTTCGCGTCGCCCTCGTACGCGCTGGTGGACGTGCGCGGGGGATGGGAGGGCGCTCGCGTCGCGGGCCTGGAGTTCGCCCCGTTCGCCGGCGTGACGAACCTGCTGGATCGAGGCTACAACACGTCCGTGGTCATCAACGCCTTCGGCGGCCGGTACTACGAGCCGGGGCCGGGACGCTCGCTGTACGCGGGGCTGCGGATGCAGCTGGGCGCGCCGCGACGCTGA
- a CDS encoding type II toxin-antitoxin system HicB family antitoxin produces MRTVDEYLALPWSVRGRGVREAPDAEPYYLITIDEMSGFSVVCDSRTEAESIFPIVLREYIEATLDCGHRPVVPLAIRKEGATWSGSQDDARVGEHMALPWSLEGRAIRDAEGEEPYYVITIRELPGFSVVGETRREALAELEIALATHLSGVLADGFDIKVPEPRLLASEFPDREDGHES; encoded by the coding sequence ATGAGGACTGTTGATGAATACCTGGCACTTCCCTGGTCCGTGCGCGGGAGGGGCGTGCGCGAGGCGCCGGACGCCGAACCGTACTACCTGATTACGATCGACGAGATGAGCGGGTTCTCCGTCGTGTGCGACTCACGCACGGAGGCAGAGTCGATTTTTCCGATCGTGCTGCGCGAGTACATCGAGGCGACGCTGGATTGCGGCCACCGGCCCGTTGTGCCGCTCGCCATCCGCAAGGAAGGCGCGACCTGGAGCGGGAGCCAGGACGACGCGCGGGTCGGCGAGCACATGGCGCTGCCGTGGTCGCTGGAGGGACGGGCCATTCGCGACGCGGAAGGCGAGGAGCCCTACTACGTGATCACCATCCGCGAGCTACCCGGGTTCTCGGTCGTGGGCGAAACCCGGCGCGAGGCGCTGGCGGAACTGGAGATCGCGCTGGCCACGCACCTGTCCGGGGTCCTGGCCGATGGCTTCGACATCAAGGTGCCGGAGCCCCGGCTTCTCGCATCGGAGTTCCCGGACCGGGAGGACGGGCACGAAAGCTGA